In Alteromonas naphthalenivorans, one DNA window encodes the following:
- a CDS encoding DUF2061 domain-containing protein, translating into MKKTITFACMHFTVAFTVAYLLTGSAVVGGAVALVEPAVNTVVFYFHERVWKKFENQPKDQASDQQLRSGPEQAFASNEMALAS; encoded by the coding sequence ATGAAAAAGACAATCACTTTTGCGTGTATGCACTTCACCGTCGCTTTTACAGTGGCATATTTATTAACAGGCAGTGCAGTAGTGGGTGGGGCAGTAGCCTTAGTTGAGCCAGCTGTGAATACGGTGGTATTTTATTTTCACGAGCGAGTCTGGAAGAAGTTTGAGAACCAGCCTAAAGACCAAGCTAGCGATCAGCAACTACGTAGTGGTCCCGAGCAGGCTTTTGCTTCAAATGAGATGGCATTGGCATCATAA
- a CDS encoding class I SAM-dependent rRNA methyltransferase — MSSQVILHPNRDKSLRRRHPWVFESAVAELKGRGRSGDTVDVFDSEGDWLGRGAYSPTSQIRVRMWTFSKEESIDNAFFLRRMEIALNLRMRLFDPEVTNAFRWIASESDGLPGVTIDLYDNVAVLQLLSAGAEKHRDKIVWAINKLKPGTHVYERSDVDVRKKEGLEPVTGVVSGEPPMQVTVKENGLSIIVDIENGHKTGFYLDQRDSRAAAAHYAKDADVLNCFSYTGTFSCYALQGGAKSVTNVDVSQPALDLAKQHVALNGLDETKSHYVKKDVFKQLREYHERKEQFDMVILDPPKFIDNKASLTRAARGYKDINLYGIHAVRNGGLLLTFSCSGLMPADLFQKIVADAALDAGRTIKIIARLNQATDHPVIGSYPEGYYLKGLVCEVTDL; from the coding sequence ATGTCATCACAAGTTATTTTGCACCCTAACAGAGATAAATCCCTTCGTCGTCGCCATCCTTGGGTGTTTGAAAGCGCCGTGGCAGAACTAAAAGGTAGAGGGCGCAGTGGTGACACTGTTGATGTGTTCGATTCAGAAGGTGATTGGTTAGGTCGCGGCGCTTACTCTCCTACTTCGCAAATTCGCGTGCGCATGTGGACATTTAGTAAAGAAGAAAGCATCGATAACGCGTTCTTTTTACGCCGTATGGAAATTGCGCTTAATTTGAGAATGCGTTTATTTGACCCAGAAGTCACCAATGCATTTCGCTGGATTGCATCTGAGAGTGATGGCCTTCCAGGTGTTACCATAGATTTGTACGACAACGTAGCCGTATTGCAACTATTAAGCGCTGGGGCCGAGAAGCACCGAGATAAAATTGTGTGGGCAATAAACAAGTTAAAGCCCGGCACCCACGTTTACGAGCGAAGCGATGTTGATGTACGTAAAAAGGAAGGTTTAGAGCCAGTTACAGGTGTGGTGAGCGGCGAGCCACCTATGCAAGTTACCGTAAAAGAAAATGGGCTTTCTATCATTGTTGATATAGAGAACGGCCACAAAACAGGCTTTTATCTTGATCAACGAGATAGTCGTGCTGCCGCTGCACATTATGCCAAAGACGCTGACGTGCTTAATTGCTTTAGCTATACCGGCACCTTTTCTTGTTACGCACTACAAGGCGGTGCAAAATCGGTTACTAATGTGGATGTTTCTCAACCTGCTCTTGACCTTGCTAAGCAGCATGTGGCGTTAAATGGTTTAGATGAAACCAAAAGTCATTACGTCAAAAAAGATGTTTTTAAGCAGTTGCGTGAATACCACGAACGTAAAGAACAATTTGATATGGTTATCCTCGATCCCCCAAAATTTATCGACAACAAAGCATCACTCACCCGCGCTGCCCGCGGCTATAAAGATATAAACCTGTACGGAATTCATGCGGTGAGAAATGGTGGATTACTGCTTACTTTTAGCTGCTCTGGCTTAATGCCAGCCGATTTGTTTCAAAAAATTGTGGCTGATGCCGCATTGGATGCAGGAAGAACCATCAAAATTATTGCGCGACTTAACCAAGCCACCGATCACCCTGTGATAGGCAGTTATCCTGAAGGGTATTACTTGAAAGGTTTAGTTTGTGAAGTCACTGATCTGTAA
- a CDS encoding NAD(P)H-quinone oxidoreductase: MQFVNFEKGCAPEGLTIAEVDAPVLTDDKVLVQVHAFGVNRADTLQRQGHYPPPPGESEILGLEVAGEVIEVGTTVSEWKVGDKVFGLVAGGGYAQQVAVNPLHLMPIPENMPYSSAAGLAEVFLTAFQCLRLIANVKPAERVLIHGGASGVGLAATQLCHYWGVESAVTASSQEKLAHCQQNGANLLINYKDKNFAEEIKANWPEGVNMVLDMVGGDYLNRNLHILKRDGIVVYLAMLAGRYADNLDMALMLGKRARIQGTTLRNRTDEYKSALISDFSTTCLPAFTSGELSVNIDTVYAINDVAKSHARLESNDTQGKIVVEW, from the coding sequence ATGCAATTTGTAAACTTCGAAAAAGGCTGTGCACCTGAAGGCCTAACAATAGCAGAGGTTGATGCACCCGTACTCACCGACGACAAAGTGCTAGTGCAAGTACACGCCTTTGGTGTGAACCGTGCCGATACACTGCAACGACAAGGGCACTATCCACCGCCCCCTGGTGAAAGTGAAATTTTAGGGCTTGAGGTTGCCGGTGAGGTCATAGAGGTTGGCACTACAGTCAGTGAGTGGAAAGTGGGGGATAAGGTCTTTGGATTAGTGGCAGGCGGCGGCTATGCACAACAAGTTGCCGTCAATCCACTACATCTAATGCCTATTCCCGAGAACATGCCGTATAGCTCGGCAGCAGGGCTTGCCGAGGTGTTTCTTACTGCATTTCAATGCTTGCGCCTTATTGCGAATGTAAAACCAGCAGAGCGAGTACTCATTCACGGTGGTGCTAGTGGTGTGGGATTAGCTGCTACTCAGCTTTGTCATTATTGGGGAGTAGAAAGCGCCGTTACCGCGTCATCCCAAGAAAAGCTAGCACACTGCCAGCAAAACGGCGCTAACCTGCTGATAAACTATAAAGATAAAAACTTTGCTGAAGAGATAAAAGCTAATTGGCCTGAAGGCGTTAATATGGTGCTTGATATGGTGGGGGGCGATTATCTAAATCGGAACCTTCACATTCTAAAGCGCGATGGCATTGTGGTTTACCTCGCCATGTTGGCTGGGCGTTATGCCGATAACCTTGATATGGCATTAATGCTGGGTAAACGAGCCAGAATACAAGGTACTACGCTGCGCAATAGAACGGATGAATACAAAAGCGCGCTTATCAGTGACTTCTCGACAACCTGTTTACCTGCATTCACTTCGGGCGAGCTTAGCGTAAACATAGATACGGTATACGCAATAAATGATGTCGCAAAATCTCACGCACGTTTAGAAAGTAACGACACGCAAGGAAAGATAGTTGTAGAGTGGTAG
- the rnhA gene encoding ribonuclease HI has translation MAQKTIHIFTDGSCLGNPGPGGYGAVLVYNSHRKELSGGFAHTTNNRMELMAPIEALNSLTEPCNVELTTDSQYVKNGINQWIHNWRKNGWRTSDKKAVKNADLWKRLDEAVSKHKINWHWVKGHSGHPENERCDDLARGAAEAKPTTPDSGFTG, from the coding sequence GTGGCTCAAAAAACCATTCACATTTTTACTGATGGCTCATGCCTTGGAAACCCAGGCCCTGGCGGTTATGGTGCTGTTTTAGTTTATAACAGTCACCGTAAAGAGCTAAGTGGCGGATTCGCGCATACTACCAACAATCGTATGGAATTAATGGCGCCTATTGAAGCATTAAACAGCTTAACTGAGCCCTGCAACGTTGAATTGACGACAGATAGTCAGTATGTGAAAAACGGTATCAATCAATGGATCCACAACTGGCGTAAGAACGGCTGGCGCACATCAGACAAAAAAGCGGTAAAAAATGCCGACCTTTGGAAACGCCTTGATGAAGCAGTGAGCAAGCATAAAATTAATTGGCACTGGGTAAAAGGCCATTCGGGTCACCCTGAAAATGAACGCTGCGATGATTTAGCTCGGGGTGCGGCAGAAGCCAAACCTACAACACCAGACAGTGGCTTTACAGGCTAA